One genomic segment of Erythrolamprus reginae isolate rEryReg1 chromosome 2, rEryReg1.hap1, whole genome shotgun sequence includes these proteins:
- the LOC139159717 gene encoding major histocompatibility complex class I-related gene protein-like isoform X1 has translation MALRPAPLWLPVMVAVSLLRGSCLGASSHSLKYFYTAISEPSQGQPHFVSVGFVDGQAIDHYDSNSRRMKPLVSWMEKVGKEDPQYWERETQILHGTEEIFREGLETLRSRYNQSEGTSSHSLKYFVTSISEPSQGQPHFVEMGFVDGQVFVHYDSNSRKEQPQVSWMEKVGKEDPQYWDRETQRARGTEETSRGNLEILRNRYNQSEGLHTWQLMYGCELRGDGSKGGFAQYGYDGKTFITFDKKTLTWVAPDPQALITQRKWDADPGKNQGRKAYLEEICIEWLEKFLSYGNETLLRTEPPVVTMSSRTEVEDGMETHVCRVHGFYPREIDASWTRDGEVWLQDTFCGFLAPNADGTYHYWISIHIDPKERGRYRCHVEHDGLQDPLDLELKEPTDSKSNLWLIIIGCVVAALVVVGGITGICLYNRRQEDYNAVPRRNQAI, from the exons GCGCCTCCTCCCACTCCCTGAAGTATTTCTACACCGCCATTTCGGAGCCCAGTCAGGGGCAGCCCCACTTTGTCTCTGTGGGGTTTGTGGACGGTCAGGCCATTGATCACTATGACAGCAACAGCCGGAGGATGAAGCCTCTAGTCTCCTGGATGGAGAAGGTGGGGAAGGAGGATCCCCAATACTGGGAAAGAGAGACCCAGATATTACATGGCACTGAGGAGATATTCAGAGAAGGCCTGGAGACTCTGAGAAGTCGCTACAATCAGAGTGAAG GCACCTCCTCCCACTCCCTGAAGTATTTCGTCACCTCCATCTCGGAGCCCAGTCAGGGGCAGCCCCACTTTGTCGAAATGGGGTTTGTGGACGGTCAGGTCTTTGTTCACTACGACAGCAACAGCCGGAAGGAGCAGCCTCAAGTCTCCTGGATGGAGAAGGTGGGGAAGGAGGATCCCCAATACTGGGACAGAGAGACCCAGAGAGCTCGTGGCACTGAGGAGACATCCAGAGGAAACCTGGAGATTCTGAGGAATCGCTACAATCAGAGCGAAG GCCTTCACACATGGCAGCTGATGTATGGCTGTGAGCTCCGGGGAGACGGGAGCAAAGGAGGGTTTGCGCAGTATGGCTATGATGGGAAGACCTTCATCACCTTCGACAAGAAGACCCTCACTTGGGTGGCTCCCGACCCCCAGGCCCTGATCACCCAGAGGAAATGGGATGCTGATCCAGGAAAGAATCAGGGAAGGAAGGCCTACCTGGAGGAAATCTGCATTGAGTGGCTGGAGAAGTTCCTGTCCTATGGGAATGAGACGCTGCTGAGGACAG AGCCTCCAGTGGTGACGATGAGCAGCAGGACGGAGGTGGAGGATGGGATGGAGACGCACGTCTGCCGGGTCCACGGCTTCTACCCCAGGGAGATCGATGCCTCCTGGACGAGGGACGGGGAGGTCTGGCTGCAGGACACTTTCTGTGGGTTTCTGGCCCCCAACGCGGATGGGACCTACCACTACTGGATCAGCATCCACATCGACCCCAAAGAGAGGGGCCGCTATCGGTGCCACGTGGAGCACGACGGCCTCCAGGATCCTCTGGATTTGGAGCTGAAGG AACCCACCGATTCAAAATCCAACCTTTGGCTCATCATTATCGGCTGTGTTGTGGCTGCTCTGGTCGTTGTCGGCGGGATTACTGGGATCTGTCTTTATA ACAGACGTCAAGAAGACTACAATGCAGTCCCAA GGAGGAACCAGGCCATTTAG
- the LOC139159717 gene encoding major histocompatibility complex class I-related gene protein-like isoform X3, with translation MTLRNAPLWLLVLLAVALRDSCDGTSSHSLKYFVTSISEPSQGQPHFVEMGFVDGQVFVHYDSNSRKEQPQVSWMEKVGKEDPQYWDRETQRARGTEETSRGNLEILRNRYNQSEGLHTWQLMYGCELRGDGSKGGFAQYGYDGKTFITFDKKTLTWVAPDPQALITQRKWDADPGKNQGRKAYLEEICIEWLEKFLSYGNETLLRTEPPVVTMSSRTEVEDGMETHVCRVHGFYPREIDASWTRDGEVWLQDTFCGFLAPNADGTYHYWISIHIDPKERGRYRCHVEHDGLQDPLDLELKEPTDSKSNLWLIIIGCVVAALVVVGGITGICLYNRRQEDYNAVPRRNQAI, from the exons ATGACTCTGCGCAATGCGCCTCTCTGGCTTCTGGTGCTGCTGGCGGTCGCCCTCCGGGACAGCTGCGATG GCACCTCCTCCCACTCCCTGAAGTATTTCGTCACCTCCATCTCGGAGCCCAGTCAGGGGCAGCCCCACTTTGTCGAAATGGGGTTTGTGGACGGTCAGGTCTTTGTTCACTACGACAGCAACAGCCGGAAGGAGCAGCCTCAAGTCTCCTGGATGGAGAAGGTGGGGAAGGAGGATCCCCAATACTGGGACAGAGAGACCCAGAGAGCTCGTGGCACTGAGGAGACATCCAGAGGAAACCTGGAGATTCTGAGGAATCGCTACAATCAGAGCGAAG GCCTTCACACATGGCAGCTGATGTATGGCTGTGAGCTCCGGGGAGACGGGAGCAAAGGAGGGTTTGCGCAGTATGGCTATGATGGGAAGACCTTCATCACCTTCGACAAGAAGACCCTCACTTGGGTGGCTCCCGACCCCCAGGCCCTGATCACCCAGAGGAAATGGGATGCTGATCCAGGAAAGAATCAGGGAAGGAAGGCCTACCTGGAGGAAATCTGCATTGAGTGGCTGGAGAAGTTCCTGTCCTATGGGAATGAGACGCTGCTGAGGACAG AGCCTCCAGTGGTGACGATGAGCAGCAGGACGGAGGTGGAGGATGGGATGGAGACGCACGTCTGCCGGGTCCACGGCTTCTACCCCAGGGAGATCGATGCCTCCTGGACGAGGGACGGGGAGGTCTGGCTGCAGGACACTTTCTGTGGGTTTCTGGCCCCCAACGCGGATGGGACCTACCACTACTGGATCAGCATCCACATCGACCCCAAAGAGAGGGGCCGCTATCGGTGCCACGTGGAGCACGACGGCCTCCAGGATCCTCTGGATTTGGAGCTGAAGG AACCCACCGATTCAAAATCCAACCTTTGGCTCATCATTATCGGCTGTGTTGTGGCTGCTCTGGTCGTTGTCGGCGGGATTACTGGGATCTGTCTTTATA ACAGACGTCAAGAAGACTACAATGCAGTCCCAA GGAGGAACCAGGCCATTTAG
- the LOC139159717 gene encoding major histocompatibility complex class I-related gene protein-like isoform X2: MALRPAPLWLPVMVAVSLLRGSCLGTSSHSLKYFVTSISEPSQGQPHFVEMGFVDGQVFVHYDSNSRKEQPQVSWMEKVGKEDPQYWDRETQRARGTEETSRGNLEILRNRYNQSEGLHTWQLMYGCELRGDGSKGGFAQYGYDGKTFITFDKKTLTWVAPDPQALITQRKWDADPGKNQGRKAYLEEICIEWLEKFLSYGNETLLRTEPPVVTMSSRTEVEDGMETHVCRVHGFYPREIDASWTRDGEVWLQDTFCGFLAPNADGTYHYWISIHIDPKERGRYRCHVEHDGLQDPLDLELKEPTDSKSNLWLIIIGCVVAALVVVGGITGICLYNRRQEDYNAVPRRNQAI, from the exons GCACCTCCTCCCACTCCCTGAAGTATTTCGTCACCTCCATCTCGGAGCCCAGTCAGGGGCAGCCCCACTTTGTCGAAATGGGGTTTGTGGACGGTCAGGTCTTTGTTCACTACGACAGCAACAGCCGGAAGGAGCAGCCTCAAGTCTCCTGGATGGAGAAGGTGGGGAAGGAGGATCCCCAATACTGGGACAGAGAGACCCAGAGAGCTCGTGGCACTGAGGAGACATCCAGAGGAAACCTGGAGATTCTGAGGAATCGCTACAATCAGAGCGAAG GCCTTCACACATGGCAGCTGATGTATGGCTGTGAGCTCCGGGGAGACGGGAGCAAAGGAGGGTTTGCGCAGTATGGCTATGATGGGAAGACCTTCATCACCTTCGACAAGAAGACCCTCACTTGGGTGGCTCCCGACCCCCAGGCCCTGATCACCCAGAGGAAATGGGATGCTGATCCAGGAAAGAATCAGGGAAGGAAGGCCTACCTGGAGGAAATCTGCATTGAGTGGCTGGAGAAGTTCCTGTCCTATGGGAATGAGACGCTGCTGAGGACAG AGCCTCCAGTGGTGACGATGAGCAGCAGGACGGAGGTGGAGGATGGGATGGAGACGCACGTCTGCCGGGTCCACGGCTTCTACCCCAGGGAGATCGATGCCTCCTGGACGAGGGACGGGGAGGTCTGGCTGCAGGACACTTTCTGTGGGTTTCTGGCCCCCAACGCGGATGGGACCTACCACTACTGGATCAGCATCCACATCGACCCCAAAGAGAGGGGCCGCTATCGGTGCCACGTGGAGCACGACGGCCTCCAGGATCCTCTGGATTTGGAGCTGAAGG AACCCACCGATTCAAAATCCAACCTTTGGCTCATCATTATCGGCTGTGTTGTGGCTGCTCTGGTCGTTGTCGGCGGGATTACTGGGATCTGTCTTTATA ACAGACGTCAAGAAGACTACAATGCAGTCCCAA GGAGGAACCAGGCCATTTAG